A genome region from Pseudanabaena sp. Chao 1811 includes the following:
- a CDS encoding beta strand repeat-containing protein: MSRKKNQNPLQILKKLALILCQGIIAVFANKSNYQDKYHHPKRHNQSSFKSNTKRTLSNFRLTKFTKIGRSLITAIVTLIFTVVFSGINIWFTPPAYAAGLYIEPITWDFVGLDSNNVNVGPNNFLLAARVCNVSGSTLNNISIQYQRTGAFNPYITVTAINGINVDTINIPSLPSGAIPPNHQKIADSGTANMTPANCFDGYFNVVVTRTSNAYNTVQQYRIVATAAGVGSVDTNTALGNGSISGYNYGQTIQQQIYVEKILSQSRNAVISFAGPSTVFVGDIVEYTLTTQTATAYPQLTVSSDFPNGILQLIDVKTTYTSDAGAVSSGVYYDACGWLANPSDPGYHTSANVCAGPVADQDTNGDGKVGNTVTTRYRVKVLSTGNGIGSNTLQVNHLINDFSGGSYHYNSDYGSGLGQSLITVVDSTTDLQITKSHSGNFATGNNVYQLQVKNNGPNAARGTLRVVDTLPTGFSYVSASSTDPWTCSVVGQVVTCTNPNTSNFAVGATSTINLTVNVSTSAAAYSLNTATVTSGSPDSNLANNTSSDPTTVIKGTNLVLLKDDSAPDPTEQTFVAGSNATYQLTVTNTSGFDALGPLTIIDTLPTGLTYSSSSGTGWTCSANGQNVVCTNPSGLTSGNGTTTGISTLSITVNVLSNVPTSVTNTASLTSGSLDTNPADNTNIQQTNPTTKPVPDLIINKTDNGQSFAVSQNGTYTITVTNQGVVATSGLITITDTLPASFNFVSAASASGSSGWTCTNTTPVLGATITCTNPNPLPINNSSSILVTVSPTTVTGSPFTNTATVSLPTGEETNTGNNTSSDTTPVVAAGGINLNVVKKLTQINGASFTPACTTSGQTDTCTASINPSNTIQYTIDITNNSSGSGDDSNITLTDIVPAEVTSVSWTCDYVDAAGVAGGNTGSPSPEKGTGNGNSVNACDPTNTTGTPKYRKTGTGNNISLGTISLRKSGGKVRFTINGTIAASGFSGNFSNRATATPSAASGADSNIADNTYTVNAVIQGADLSITKTSFANFVQGQNGTYRLTVTNTGTPNRSTTDLITVTDVLPTNLNYVSASSASGSTGWSCSYTSGTRTITCSNPNILASGATSAIDIIVTPVVTGISYSVTNNARVTTDGDINAVNNTASVTTTVIVPDPDVKITKTSGTLALGQSGTYTLQVDNIGTTAAIAPIVVTDTLPTGLSYVSGTGTGWICSASGQTVTCTNYGNIAAGGSAPALTINVLVGTQTAASITNNASVAQVSGEPAGKLANNSTSLVSSVSQAADLSIVKSHTGNFIQGQNASYQLLITNNGPSSVPSTITVTDPLPNNLEFVSSTGGGFTCSAAAKVDGTPQVVTCTNTAGLVVGTSATITLNVLVRSTTPTGTLTNTATVSSTVSDPVSSNNSSSDPTTISSLQADLKLTKTHFGTFAIGGQGTYTLSVENLGPALATGTLTITDVLPNNLTFASAVGSPWTCSAAGSNPQTVTCTNTNTNGLAFGSITAVNVTVNIGTGTPTGTNSITNTASLNVPAYDNVSANNTASDPTTISGSADLSVTKTSTSVFVVGKQAVYTIKVTNNGASTSVSPITLVDQLPTGLTYASASGTNWTCPASSSIPDITCTYNANLNSGSSTSDLTFTVNVVDLAPLTNPSIYTNFASVYGATPDPNTDNNVAQITTNQAVATVIGYKSVTLTADPDNSITPSAGDTLTWRISYANTGGVDIANFQITDILDSDTVLLRALVAGDITVNAAQAAGTTPSPNTSYTGTGNNNLFASSFTLKTGGVVTVNIPVKIGPNAANGQILQNQSTATSNELPAAGVKTDNIDNTTTGLPTGVIPLANSLTQTQTPTVDPTKVTIVSSNTANPKLLLAKRITAVNGVPIAGFTNDGIALSPDDDPNWPTPLSDYLRGAVTSNNISVKPSDQLEYTIYFLVSGNKDLTNITICDLIPPNTTFVTGAYNAVGGGSNLDIAFANNATTAPTSPTSYLTSLFDSDRGQFYPAGSVPPTTCRKANTTPPAGTLSASDNTDGLVVVNVVTSPTTLPHATAVGFPTASYGFIRFQVKVK; the protein is encoded by the coding sequence ATGTCTCGCAAAAAAAATCAAAACCCTTTGCAAATACTCAAAAAATTAGCCCTCATATTATGTCAAGGGATTATTGCTGTATTTGCCAACAAAAGTAATTACCAGGATAAGTATCATCATCCTAAAAGACATAATCAAAGTAGTTTTAAAAGCAACACCAAAAGAACTTTAAGCAATTTTAGGCTAACTAAATTCACTAAAATTGGGCGCTCTCTAATAACGGCGATCGTCACTCTCATCTTTACAGTTGTCTTTAGTGGTATCAATATCTGGTTTACACCACCCGCATACGCCGCAGGGCTTTATATCGAACCAATTACTTGGGACTTTGTGGGCTTAGATAGTAACAATGTCAATGTTGGTCCCAACAACTTTCTCCTTGCTGCTAGAGTCTGTAATGTTAGTGGTAGCACGCTTAATAATATCAGTATCCAATATCAACGCACAGGTGCATTCAATCCCTATATCACCGTCACTGCAATCAATGGCATAAATGTTGACACCATCAATATTCCTAGTCTACCTTCAGGGGCTATTCCTCCCAATCATCAAAAAATTGCGGATAGTGGCACTGCTAACATGACCCCTGCTAACTGTTTTGATGGTTATTTTAATGTGGTCGTTACAAGAACTAGCAATGCCTATAACACAGTTCAGCAATATCGAATTGTCGCTACTGCTGCGGGTGTAGGTTCTGTTGACACAAATACTGCCCTAGGCAATGGAAGCATATCTGGCTATAACTATGGACAAACTATTCAGCAACAAATTTATGTAGAGAAAATTCTCTCCCAGTCACGTAATGCAGTTATTAGCTTTGCAGGTCCTAGTACTGTGTTTGTCGGTGACATAGTTGAATATACCTTAACAACTCAAACTGCAACCGCATATCCCCAGCTAACTGTTAGTTCCGATTTCCCAAATGGGATTCTGCAACTAATTGATGTTAAAACCACCTATACCTCTGATGCGGGCGCAGTCAGTAGTGGTGTTTACTATGATGCTTGCGGCTGGTTAGCCAATCCTTCTGATCCTGGATATCATACAAGCGCAAATGTCTGCGCGGGACCAGTTGCTGACCAAGACACTAATGGAGATGGCAAAGTTGGGAATACGGTCACAACCAGATATCGAGTGAAAGTTCTCTCAACTGGCAATGGAATTGGTAGTAATACTTTGCAAGTCAATCACCTCATCAATGACTTCTCAGGAGGTAGCTATCACTATAACTCTGACTATGGTTCAGGTTTAGGTCAATCTTTAATTACAGTGGTTGATAGCACTACAGATTTACAAATTACCAAATCCCATAGTGGCAACTTTGCAACTGGTAATAATGTTTATCAGTTGCAAGTTAAAAATAATGGTCCCAATGCTGCCAGAGGAACTTTAAGAGTTGTCGATACCTTGCCAACTGGGTTTAGCTATGTTTCTGCCAGTAGCACTGATCCTTGGACTTGTTCGGTAGTTGGACAGGTGGTAACTTGTACTAATCCCAACACCAGTAATTTTGCAGTTGGAGCAACTTCCACTATTAATTTAACGGTTAATGTTTCTACGAGTGCAGCAGCCTATAGTCTCAATACTGCGACCGTCACTAGTGGTAGTCCTGATTCAAACCTTGCGAATAATACATCTAGTGATCCTACGACAGTAATTAAGGGGACAAACTTAGTCTTATTAAAAGATGACTCTGCTCCTGATCCGACGGAGCAAACCTTTGTGGCGGGTTCTAATGCTACTTACCAGCTAACCGTCACAAATACTAGCGGGTTTGATGCATTGGGTCCACTCACAATCATCGACACCTTACCCACAGGATTGACTTATAGCTCTTCTAGTGGCACGGGTTGGACTTGTAGTGCAAATGGACAAAATGTAGTTTGTACAAATCCTAGTGGCTTAACTAGTGGCAATGGAACAACCACTGGGATTTCTACTCTCAGTATTACTGTCAATGTATTGTCTAATGTACCTACTTCTGTCACTAATACGGCAAGTCTTACTAGCGGGAGTTTAGACACTAATCCTGCCGACAATACCAATATTCAACAAACAAACCCCACTACTAAGCCAGTTCCTGATTTGATTATCAATAAGACCGATAATGGTCAATCTTTTGCTGTCAGTCAAAATGGAACCTACACGATTACTGTCACTAATCAAGGGGTTGTCGCAACTAGTGGGCTAATTACGATAACTGATACTTTACCAGCCAGTTTTAATTTTGTTTCTGCGGCTTCAGCTTCGGGAAGTTCGGGATGGACTTGTACGAATACCACACCAGTTTTAGGTGCAACTATAACCTGTACTAATCCCAATCCCTTGCCTATTAATAACAGTAGCTCGATCTTAGTAACCGTTAGTCCTACAACAGTTACTGGCTCACCGTTTACAAATACTGCCACCGTATCCTTACCGACAGGAGAGGAAACTAATACAGGTAACAATACGAGTTCAGATACTACGCCTGTCGTGGCGGCAGGCGGTATTAATTTGAATGTCGTTAAAAAGTTGACTCAAATTAATGGGGCTAGTTTTACGCCTGCCTGTACGACTTCAGGACAGACTGATACCTGTACAGCCTCGATCAATCCCAGTAATACAATTCAATACACTATTGATATTACGAATAACTCTTCGGGCAGTGGTGATGATAGCAATATTACCCTTACAGACATCGTACCTGCCGAGGTTACTAGTGTTAGCTGGACTTGTGATTATGTAGATGCTGCTGGTGTAGCTGGGGGAAATACAGGTAGTCCTAGCCCTGAGAAAGGGACGGGTAATGGTAATAGTGTCAATGCTTGTGATCCTACTAATACGACTGGAACTCCTAAATATAGAAAGACTGGCACTGGTAATAATATTAGTCTTGGCACTATTAGTCTCAGAAAGAGCGGCGGTAAAGTTCGCTTCACAATCAATGGAACTATTGCTGCATCAGGATTTTCGGGTAACTTTTCTAATAGAGCTACTGCCACTCCCTCGGCGGCTTCAGGTGCAGACTCAAACATTGCTGATAATACTTACACCGTCAATGCGGTGATTCAAGGTGCAGATTTGAGCATTACCAAAACGAGTTTCGCAAACTTCGTACAGGGTCAAAATGGAACCTATCGCTTAACAGTCACTAATACAGGTACGCCTAATCGTTCGACTACCGATCTGATCACCGTGACTGATGTATTACCAACTAACTTAAACTATGTTTCTGCTAGTTCTGCTTCAGGCAGCACAGGATGGAGTTGTAGTTACACATCTGGAACTAGAACTATCACTTGTAGTAATCCCAATATCTTAGCTAGTGGTGCAACAAGTGCGATTGATATCATTGTGACCCCTGTAGTGACAGGCATTTCCTACAGTGTCACTAATAATGCAAGGGTGACTACAGATGGAGACATCAATGCAGTTAATAATACAGCTAGTGTCACGACAACTGTAATCGTTCCTGATCCTGATGTCAAAATCACGAAAACTTCTGGAACTCTTGCATTAGGGCAATCAGGTACTTATACACTGCAAGTCGATAATATTGGCACGACAGCAGCGATCGCACCGATAGTGGTGACAGATACTTTACCCACAGGTTTGAGCTATGTCTCAGGTACTGGTACTGGCTGGATTTGCTCTGCATCAGGACAGACAGTGACTTGTACTAATTACGGTAACATTGCGGCAGGTGGTTCGGCTCCTGCTCTTACAATTAATGTCCTAGTGGGAACTCAAACTGCGGCAAGTATCACCAACAATGCTAGTGTTGCCCAAGTCTCGGGTGAGCCAGCAGGCAAGTTAGCGAATAACTCCACGAGCTTAGTTAGCTCTGTGTCTCAGGCGGCAGATTTGTCTATTGTCAAGAGTCATACTGGTAATTTTATCCAAGGACAAAATGCTAGTTATCAATTACTTATCACCAATAATGGTCCCTCCTCAGTACCTAGCACGATCACAGTTACTGATCCTTTGCCCAATAACTTGGAATTTGTGAGTTCAACGGGAGGTGGATTTACTTGTAGTGCCGCAGCTAAAGTTGACGGTACACCCCAAGTTGTTACTTGTACTAATACTGCTGGATTAGTAGTCGGTACTAGTGCCACAATTACCCTTAATGTGTTGGTTCGTTCTACTACTCCCACTGGAACGCTTACGAATACAGCAACTGTTTCTAGTACCGTATCCGATCCAGTCAGTAGCAACAATTCAAGTAGCGATCCAACTACGATTAGTTCATTACAAGCTGATCTCAAGTTGACGAAAACTCACTTTGGAACTTTTGCGATCGGTGGACAAGGAACTTATACACTCTCCGTGGAGAATCTAGGTCCTGCTCTCGCAACGGGAACTCTCACAATTACCGATGTCCTACCAAACAATCTGACTTTTGCCTCTGCGGTTGGTTCTCCTTGGACTTGTTCAGCAGCAGGCTCCAATCCTCAAACCGTAACTTGTACGAATACCAATACTAATGGATTGGCATTTGGAAGTATCACGGCTGTAAACGTTACGGTGAATATCGGCACAGGAACACCTACAGGTACTAATAGCATTACTAATACTGCTTCGCTGAATGTTCCTGCGTATGACAATGTTTCTGCCAATAATACTGCTAGCGATCCGACAACTATTAGTGGCAGCGCCGATCTGAGTGTTACGAAAACATCTACTAGTGTATTTGTAGTTGGCAAGCAAGCCGTTTACACGATTAAAGTTACGAATAATGGTGCAAGTACATCTGTTTCGCCAATTACTTTGGTAGATCAATTACCTACTGGTCTTACTTATGCTTCTGCTAGCGGCACAAATTGGACTTGTCCAGCTTCTTCTTCTATTCCTGATATCACCTGTACTTACAATGCTAATTTGAATTCGGGGTCAAGCACCAGTGATTTAACTTTTACGGTCAATGTAGTTGATTTAGCACCTTTGACAAATCCATCGATATACACGAACTTCGCTTCTGTATATGGAGCAACTCCTGATCCTAATACTGACAATAACGTAGCTCAGATAACGACAAATCAGGCTGTTGCAACTGTAATTGGCTATAAATCTGTTACTCTCACCGCTGATCCAGATAATAGTATTACACCGTCTGCTGGTGATACACTGACTTGGCGTATCTCCTATGCCAATACGGGTGGGGTTGATATAGCTAACTTCCAAATTACGGACATACTAGACTCAGATACAGTTCTTTTAAGAGCTTTAGTTGCTGGGGATATCACTGTCAATGCTGCACAAGCGGCAGGAACAACCCCATCTCCAAATACTAGTTATACAGGTACTGGCAATAATAATCTCTTTGCATCTAGTTTTACTTTGAAGACAGGAGGAGTCGTAACAGTTAATATTCCTGTCAAGATAGGACCTAATGCAGCCAATGGTCAGATTCTCCAAAACCAATCAACAGCGACTAGTAACGAGTTACCTGCCGCAGGGGTGAAAACCGATAATATTGATAACACAACTACTGGTTTACCGACAGGTGTTATTCCATTAGCTAATAGTCTTACCCAAACGCAAACACCAACAGTTGATCCTACTAAAGTTACTATTGTTTCCTCAAATACTGCAAATCCGAAACTATTGCTGGCTAAGAGAATTACCGCCGTTAATGGTGTGCCGATCGCAGGTTTTACCAACGACGGTATAGCTTTATCCCCCGATGATGATCCTAATTGGCCGACACCTTTATCCGACTATTTGCGGGGTGCTGTTACCTCCAACAATATTAGTGTCAAACCAAGCGATCAACTGGAATACACCATCTACTTCCTAGTCAGTGGCAATAAAGATCTGACTAATATTACAATTTGCGATTTAATTCCACCCAACACCACCTTTGTGACTGGTGCCTACAATGCTGTAGGTGGCGGTAGTAATTTAGATATTGCCTTTGCCAATAATGCCACCACCGCACCTACCAGTCCCACGAGTTATTTGACTAGTCTTTTTGATAGCGATCGCGGTCAGTTCTATCCCGCAGGAAGTGTACCGCCAACCACCTGTAGAAAAGCGAATACTACGCCCCCTGCTGGTACTTTGAGTGCTAGTGATAACACAGATGGTTTAGTAGTAGTGAATGTGGTTACTAGTCCTACCACATTACCCCACGCCACCGCCGTAGGGTTCCCCACAGCGTCCTATGGCTTTATCCGCTTTCAAGTAAAGGTCAAATAG
- a CDS encoding class I SAM-dependent methyltransferase has protein sequence MKLHIGGQEAHPDWKIFDVENRPEVDYVGDAADLSQFEDESVEIIYASHVLEHFYHSLYNEMIFTLAEWHRVLKQGGQLMISVPDLQTLCWLYCRPDVDVMTRMHLMRIMFGGQINQYDVHKVGFDYEILCLYLAEVGFEQCKRVPTFNLFNDCSGLQLMGNLISLNVIATK, from the coding sequence ATGAAGTTACACATTGGCGGACAAGAAGCACACCCAGACTGGAAAATATTTGATGTTGAGAATCGCCCTGAAGTAGATTATGTTGGCGATGCTGCAGATCTGAGTCAATTTGAAGATGAATCTGTAGAGATCATCTATGCTAGTCATGTTTTAGAACATTTTTATCACTCGCTTTACAATGAAATGATATTCACCCTAGCAGAGTGGCATAGAGTACTTAAGCAAGGAGGACAACTTATGATTAGTGTTCCAGACTTACAGACTTTATGCTGGCTCTATTGCCGCCCTGATGTCGATGTAATGACGAGAATGCATCTAATGCGAATTATGTTTGGTGGGCAAATCAATCAGTATGATGTTCATAAAGTCGGATTTGACTATGAAATATTATGTTTATATTTAGCAGAAGTTGGATTTGAGCAATGCAAAAGAGTCCCGACTTTCAATTTGTTTAATGATTGTAGTGGTTTGCAATTAATGGGAAATCTCATTAGTCTTAATGTAATTGCAACTAAGTAA
- a CDS encoding glycosyltransferase family 1 protein: protein MLHFLWSGYPLCENSYSIYEFSNLEIAKWAEYYLSQKTSFHQSSWSAGKVTDHPDDILLGHLTWHPTNAIAESSQGKFIRNWVKDNAIYPDQLCHPNTYVLTPWVPDFPIEWTTNMPWLEFQLLQSKKIFALCGEVWIERTLAKCDNSIQSQVKEKLVHCNMGIAAQNFHIYKKKFNKVGAREILHVSNLGSYKGFDLTCKSLINLDTILYVASPVQLNIGMNRLVIDNEEFFFRFLGNINNNDPKINSLIVDTCDFYIHTATMDAQATTILENCARGLIPLITPESGFSSPHAIYLTHDYLENRKIIEWALNLSEEELLNRSHLLREQIFREHSWDKIFGTIWNEIKQDIDSRKSLNNI, encoded by the coding sequence ATGTTACATTTTCTATGGAGCGGCTATCCATTATGTGAGAATAGCTATTCTATCTATGAGTTTTCTAATCTAGAGATAGCAAAATGGGCAGAATATTACCTTAGTCAAAAAACTAGCTTTCATCAATCTAGCTGGAGTGCGGGCAAAGTAACTGATCATCCTGACGATATTTTATTAGGTCATTTAACATGGCATCCAACTAATGCGATAGCAGAATCATCCCAAGGTAAATTTATACGCAACTGGGTAAAAGACAACGCAATTTACCCAGATCAGTTATGCCATCCTAATACATATGTTCTTACTCCTTGGGTTCCTGACTTTCCCATAGAATGGACAACAAATATGCCTTGGTTGGAGTTTCAGCTTTTACAGTCAAAGAAAATATTTGCCTTATGTGGAGAAGTTTGGATTGAACGTACTTTAGCTAAATGTGATAATTCTATACAGTCACAAGTTAAGGAAAAGTTAGTTCATTGTAATATGGGTATTGCAGCTCAAAATTTTCATATTTACAAGAAAAAGTTTAACAAAGTTGGCGCTCGTGAAATACTACACGTGAGTAATTTAGGTTCCTACAAAGGGTTTGACCTTACCTGCAAAAGTCTTATCAACTTAGATACTATTCTGTATGTTGCTAGTCCAGTTCAATTAAACATAGGAATGAATCGATTAGTGATAGATAACGAAGAGTTTTTCTTTAGATTTCTCGGTAATATCAACAATAATGATCCCAAGATTAATTCCTTGATTGTGGATACTTGCGATTTCTACATCCATACAGCGACAATGGATGCCCAAGCTACCACCATATTAGAGAATTGTGCTAGAGGTTTAATTCCTTTGATTACACCCGAAAGTGGTTTCTCTAGTCCTCATGCCATTTATCTGACGCATGATTACCTTGAGAATAGAAAAATTATTGAATGGGCTTTGAATTTATCGGAAGAAGAGCTATTAAATCGTAGTCATCTGTTGAGAGAGCAAATATTTAGAGAGCATAGCTGGGATAAAATATTTGGTACAATATGGAATGAAATAAAGCAAGATATTGATTCTCGCAAATCACTGAATAATATTTAA
- a CDS encoding IS256 family transposase produces MNIRKELLDELLQECKTPPDLFGEGGILKQLTTALVERALEAELSMHLGYGKHEPRPEGQTNSRNGYSQKKVQGDFGVAEIAVPRDRQGEFEPQMVKKGQSRLSGLDEKIIALYARGMSVRDIQAQLQEMDGVEVSPTLISNVTDAVIDEVKQWQNRPLEAVYPIVFLDCLVIKVRDNGRVINKSLYFALGVNMDGYKELLGMWISPNEGAKFWLSVLTEIHNRGVKDILIACVDGLTGFPNAIETVFPKTQVQLCIVHMVRNSVAFVPWQQRKQVCADLKAIYSAATESEAEFNLELFAEKWDKQYPSISKSWRSHWANIIPFFAFPTEIRRAIYTTNAIESMNSSLRKVIKSQQIFPSDDAAFKLVYLAMRNISKKWTMPIRDWKPALNRFAILFEDRLHV; encoded by the coding sequence ATGAATATACGCAAAGAATTGCTCGACGAATTGCTGCAAGAATGTAAAACACCACCTGACCTATTCGGAGAAGGAGGAATCCTGAAGCAACTGACGACCGCATTAGTGGAGCGAGCATTGGAAGCAGAACTATCCATGCATCTGGGCTACGGAAAACATGAACCAAGACCAGAAGGACAAACTAACAGTCGCAACGGTTATAGCCAGAAAAAAGTGCAAGGTGACTTTGGCGTAGCCGAAATCGCAGTCCCCCGAGATCGGCAAGGGGAGTTTGAACCGCAGATGGTGAAGAAAGGACAAAGTCGCTTGTCAGGACTAGATGAAAAGATCATTGCTCTCTACGCACGAGGTATGAGTGTCAGGGATATTCAAGCCCAGTTGCAAGAAATGGATGGTGTTGAAGTATCACCAACACTTATTTCCAATGTTACAGATGCAGTAATTGACGAGGTGAAGCAATGGCAAAACCGTCCCCTTGAAGCAGTCTATCCAATCGTCTTTCTGGACTGTCTAGTCATCAAAGTCCGAGACAATGGCAGAGTGATTAACAAATCCTTGTACTTTGCCTTGGGCGTGAATATGGACGGGTACAAGGAATTACTGGGTATGTGGATTTCTCCGAATGAAGGTGCGAAATTCTGGTTGTCAGTACTCACCGAAATTCACAACCGTGGGGTCAAAGATATTTTGATTGCCTGTGTCGATGGCTTGACTGGTTTCCCTAATGCGATTGAGACGGTATTTCCTAAAACTCAGGTGCAGTTATGCATTGTCCACATGGTCAGAAACTCGGTCGCTTTTGTACCTTGGCAACAACGCAAGCAAGTTTGTGCTGACCTCAAGGCTATTTATAGCGCGGCGACGGAATCGGAGGCTGAGTTTAATCTCGAACTCTTTGCTGAAAAGTGGGACAAGCAATATCCATCAATCTCCAAGTCTTGGCGCAGTCATTGGGCAAACATTATCCCCTTCTTTGCTTTCCCGACCGAGATTCGCAGGGCGATTTATACCACCAATGCGATTGAGTCGATGAACAGTAGTTTGCGGAAGGTGATTAAATCCCAACAGATTTTTCCCTCTGATGATGCTGCTTTCAAGCTCGTTTATTTAGCAATGCGGAATATCTCGAAGAAGTGGACGATGCCGATTCGTGATTGGAAACCTGCTCTTAATCGCTTTGCCATCCTCTTCGAGGATCGTCTCCACGTCTAG
- a CDS encoding ISAzo13-like element transposase-related protein encodes MLNTNNDQLAIYMGQSAETSDFIVDCLSDWWQKNQWQRSDFDEWMINLDSGSATRSDRTQFIKRLVELSQKIDLKIRLVYYPPYHSKYNPIERCWAALENYWHGTILDSVDAAIEWASNMTWKNISPIVHLVETTYEKGVKVLPEDLKQYFPSWQRSDTLPKWAITIVPN; translated from the coding sequence ATCCTCAATACTAACAATGACCAATTGGCAATCTATATGGGACAATCTGCGGAAACCAGCGATTTTATCGTTGATTGCTTGAGCGATTGGTGGCAAAAGAATCAGTGGCAACGTTCAGACTTTGACGAATGGATGATTAACCTTGATAGTGGTTCGGCAACCCGCAGTGATCGCACTCAATTTATCAAACGCTTAGTCGAGTTATCGCAAAAGATTGATTTGAAAATTCGTCTGGTTTACTATCCCCCTTATCACAGCAAATATAATCCTATTGAACGCTGTTGGGCTGCTCTAGAAAATTATTGGCATGGCACGATTCTAGATTCTGTGGATGCTGCTATAGAGTGGGCTAGTAACATGACTTGGAAGAATATTTCACCCATTGTTCACTTAGTTGAAACAACCTATGAAAAGGGCGTAAAAGTTCTACCAGAAGACTTGAAACAGTATTTCCCATCTTGGCAACGTTCTGATACTCTACCCAAATGGGCTATAACCATTGTTCCTAATTGA
- a CDS encoding class I SAM-dependent methyltransferase — translation MNFPANNKKADQHIFLKREQLLEIEQRIRIQRHVERYALLRQFAKGVVCDAACGCGYGSFLLSTNPDVKSVIGIDADEQIISFAKQEYESSKTNFINADLNEWVSAQKIDMLFSVETIEHIGDTKTLPKFCDRNSINHVILTYPSKKTTHYNPYHLYDFNLQDILNIFDQFICYRHFNWEYEFDVVFLTRKC, via the coding sequence ATGAATTTCCCTGCTAATAATAAAAAAGCTGATCAGCACATTTTTCTAAAACGTGAACAACTATTAGAAATTGAGCAAAGAATTCGGATACAACGTCATGTTGAGAGATATGCATTGCTCAGACAGTTTGCTAAAGGCGTAGTTTGTGATGCAGCTTGTGGTTGCGGCTATGGTAGTTTCTTGCTTTCTACTAATCCTGATGTGAAATCAGTAATTGGTATAGATGCTGATGAACAGATTATTTCTTTTGCTAAACAAGAATATGAAAGCTCTAAGACTAATTTTATAAATGCTGATCTCAATGAATGGGTGTCTGCTCAAAAAATTGATATGTTGTTTTCAGTGGAAACTATTGAACATATAGGAGATACGAAAACATTACCTAAATTCTGCGATCGTAATTCTATTAATCATGTCATCCTTACCTATCCATCTAAAAAAACAACTCATTACAATCCCTATCATTTATATGATTTCAATCTGCAAGATATTCTAAATATCTTTGATCAATTTATTTGCTATCGTCACTTTAATTGGGAATATGAATTTGATGTAGTCTTCCTAACTAGAAAATGCTAA